A single Hemitrygon akajei chromosome 29, sHemAka1.3, whole genome shotgun sequence DNA region contains:
- the LOC140718528 gene encoding tumor necrosis factor receptor superfamily member 25-like: MGTGTRTQCWMWIRIGLYAVIFASGVLSRSTAGDSWNFNRLTADDSRNLTRTEENMQILMWETKRLGIWNDKDQKRRKRRSKHCPGNQYFVPKAAICCRKCPAGSYVKSSCKGKDDQTLCEPCPRGTYLAFENYSNECQICRTCDKMTQTTIRNCTATNNTECMCKADWYQRCHNRNCTQFHCSSCSRCDNRTVIKPCSQQKDAQCGECLPRFYKRGDQCKACPEITNESSPAAPGCLISESYFATVLKIVLSVLGSLSLLFVMVQLLRCKFRCTSAVEEPETLTGTGVLRPDVCVSVPEGEETKSEVKELPFEIPAPERKSRPPIDLPTYPLANNNIYGTSRQASRLQSEAQVSMPLDGRTWYEIINLVPVRRWKELMRLLRLKECEIERIEMDVTHSRDQQYEMLRQWSQQQTASMESLYQALEIMNLTGLAEELKAKLLN, translated from the exons CTTTATGCCGTGATATTTGCTTCTGGAGTGCTCAGTCGTTCAACAGCTGGTGATTCCTGGAATTTCAATCGTTTAACAGCTGATGATTCCCGGAATTTGACACGCACAGAAGAAAACATGCAGATCTTGATGTGGGAGACCAAGCGGCTCGGAATTTGGAATGATAAAGACCAGAAAAGAAGGAAAAGACGCAGTAAACATTGCCCAGGCAACCAGTATTTTGTTCCAAAAGCTGCGATCTGCTGCAGAAAGTGTCCAGCAG GTTCCTATGTGAAATCCTCATGCAAGGGAAAGGATGATCAAACGCTTTGTGAGCCCTGCCCACGGGGTACTTACCTTGCTTTTGAAAATTACTCAAATGAATGTCAGATCTGCAGAACGTGTGATAAAA TGACGCAGACAACCATTCGTAACTGCACTGCTACCAATAACACAGAGTGCATGTGCAAGGCTGACTGGTACCAGCGGTGTCAcaacagaaactgcacacagtTCCACTGCTCGAGCTGCTCCAGGTGCGACAACAGAACAGTCATCAAACCCT GTTCGCAGCAGAAGGACGCTCAATGCGGAGAGTGCTTGCCAAGATTTTACAAACGTGGTGACCAGTGCAAAGCCTGTCCTGA aattACAAATGAATCCTCTCCTGCTGCGCCGGGATGCTTGATTTCCGAGTCATATTTTGCCACAG TGCTGAAGATTGTTCTAAGTGTTTTGGGATCACTTTCCCTTCTGTTTGTGATGGTCCAACTTCTGCGCTGCAAATTTCGATGTACATCTGCTGTGGAGGAGCCGGAGACCCTGACAGGCACAG GGGTTCTCAGGCCTGATGTCTGTGTTTCAGTTCCTGAGGGTGAAGAGACAAAGAGTGAAGTGAAGGAGTTG CCATTTGAGATTCCGGCTCCAGAAAGGAAATCCAGGCCTCCTATTGATTTACCAACCTACCCACTGGCAAACAACAACATTTATGGGACCAGTCGACAGGCATCACGGCTCCAATCCGAAGCACAAG TGTCAATGCCCCTAGATGGAAGAACCTGGTATGAAATCATCAACTTGGTGCCCGTGCGGAGATGGAAGGAGCTGATGCGTTTGCTGAGGCTGAAGGAGTGTGAAATCGAGCGGATTGAGATGGACGTGACCCATTCCCGAGACCAGCAGTACGAGATGCTTCGTCAGTGGAGCCAGCAGCAAACAGCCTCCATGGAGTCCTTGTACCAGGCCTTGGAAATCATGAACTTGACAGGTCTAGCAGAGGAACTTAAAGCCAAACTTCTCAACTAG